Proteins from one bacterium genomic window:
- a CDS encoding radical SAM protein, with protein MNDHAGHRTDFTDWYAARWPLLSAGGVWLRGGELNTVPPAEWERRPYRVLVTRLSTYRDTAVSTSHLLIHALLAQLDGVYPDLAWLPPPRDGEMMTEDGVPWLLGTQTKHGVRAFDCLAVSLSVPQETVNLAAMLLRSGIPTHREERLDDATSPLVIAGGASVGAAAALYGDEAGVDGIFVGDRHDAISEMFRRCREGRARGLDKRAILATLVDISGFILPGTPTAATPAARAPAAAGAATPLPPASAMPVSYDPARTGIVTVPVTEGCRWKCSFCYESWLHPQYRSVPGDDIDARARELKAWSGAHRAEIFSFNFDMHEDIRGIIDRLSGRFDRLGLKSQRFDQLAGDPRMLELMHAVGKTSITCGMEGISDRLRAYLNKRLEDAKLRRALVAIAAAPLRQVKIFLIATGRERDDDFAEFAALLAWFREELAGQGRRPRIIFSITPLVHFPSTPLVFEAPPSPAQVAQVVRRMAVTIKRAGFQVRAAARDPEAIVSQALVSGRHPAAPASEPYTPDGDARAVWRAVVAAVRAHGFVYYDAITHDFQVDFLDRLAREGGLGDAPHAEGAGPSQRPPAVLGTAEEPVRRVHALSLRGLDAPAGPAVAAAAPADRAVRPPRSARAGDAEVPAIRRRVLAARRDRREVTFAVDLGPAAAGLSRGYVAAALGRAFMLADGELVDTFRGPGSSRWSLKDLPCRLVGHDRLGLFWTTAGAARVEARCLEDEVFVSGVNAAFAPWGRLLGGNVADLPQPRLAFAAPFAADGPAWLAAHHLRYVQRRLPDGPGCRCEVARDSLRKKLVLDYSQRQLPDGGCEVEVVPGERFEPETFCREAFALPEPADQARITASARLFAIPAAAAVP; from the coding sequence ATGAACGATCACGCCGGGCATCGCACCGACTTCACGGACTGGTACGCCGCCCGCTGGCCGCTGCTCAGCGCCGGCGGTGTCTGGCTGCGCGGAGGCGAGCTCAATACGGTGCCGCCTGCCGAGTGGGAGCGGCGTCCGTACCGCGTGCTGGTGACGCGCCTGTCGACGTACCGCGATACCGCCGTCTCGACTTCGCACCTGCTGATCCACGCGCTGCTGGCCCAGCTGGACGGCGTCTATCCCGACCTGGCCTGGCTGCCCCCGCCGCGCGACGGCGAGATGATGACGGAAGACGGCGTGCCCTGGCTGCTGGGCACGCAGACGAAGCACGGCGTACGCGCCTTCGATTGCCTGGCGGTCTCCCTCTCGGTGCCGCAGGAAACGGTGAACCTGGCGGCGATGCTGCTGCGCAGCGGCATTCCCACCCACCGCGAAGAACGGCTGGATGATGCCACGTCGCCGCTCGTCATCGCCGGCGGCGCCAGTGTCGGCGCAGCCGCGGCGCTGTACGGCGACGAGGCCGGGGTCGACGGCATCTTCGTCGGCGACCGCCACGATGCCATCAGTGAGATGTTCCGCCGCTGCCGTGAAGGACGTGCCCGCGGGCTGGACAAGCGCGCGATCCTCGCGACGCTGGTCGATATCAGCGGCTTCATCCTGCCCGGCACCCCCACGGCCGCAACGCCTGCTGCGCGCGCTCCGGCCGCCGCCGGGGCCGCAACGCCGCTGCCGCCGGCCTCGGCGATGCCCGTGAGCTATGACCCGGCGCGCACCGGCATCGTCACGGTGCCGGTCACCGAGGGCTGTCGCTGGAAATGCAGCTTCTGCTACGAGTCGTGGCTGCACCCGCAATACCGCAGCGTGCCCGGCGACGACATCGATGCGCGCGCCCGCGAACTCAAGGCGTGGTCGGGCGCCCATCGTGCCGAGATCTTCAGCTTCAACTTCGACATGCACGAGGACATCCGCGGCATCATCGACCGGCTCAGCGGGCGCTTCGACCGGCTGGGCCTCAAGAGCCAGCGCTTCGACCAGCTGGCCGGCGACCCGCGCATGCTGGAGTTGATGCACGCCGTCGGCAAGACCAGCATCACCTGCGGCATGGAGGGCATCTCGGACCGCCTGCGCGCCTACCTGAACAAGCGGCTCGAGGATGCGAAGCTGCGTCGGGCCCTGGTGGCCATCGCCGCGGCGCCGCTGCGGCAGGTGAAGATCTTCCTGATCGCCACCGGTCGCGAGCGCGACGACGACTTCGCCGAGTTCGCCGCCCTGCTGGCCTGGTTTCGCGAGGAGCTGGCGGGCCAGGGCCGGCGGCCGCGCATCATCTTCTCCATCACCCCGCTGGTGCATTTCCCTTCCACGCCCCTCGTCTTCGAGGCGCCGCCTTCGCCGGCCCAGGTGGCGCAGGTCGTGCGTCGCATGGCCGTCACCATCAAGCGCGCCGGGTTCCAGGTGCGGGCCGCCGCGCGCGATCCCGAGGCGATTGTCTCGCAGGCACTGGTCAGCGGGCGGCATCCGGCGGCGCCGGCCAGCGAACCGTACACCCCCGACGGTGATGCGCGGGCCGTGTGGCGCGCCGTGGTCGCCGCCGTGCGGGCGCACGGCTTCGTCTACTACGACGCCATCACGCACGACTTCCAGGTCGACTTCCTGGACCGGCTCGCCCGCGAGGGTGGCCTGGGGGACGCCCCGCACGCGGAGGGGGCGGGCCCGTCGCAGCGGCCGCCCGCGGTCCTCGGCACGGCCGAGGAACCGGTGCGCCGCGTGCATGCGCTCAGCCTGCGCGGGCTCGACGCCCCGGCCGGGCCGGCCGTCGCTGCGGCCGCCCCTGCCGACCGCGCCGTGCGACCGCCGCGTTCGGCGCGTGCCGGCGACGCCGAAGTGCCCGCGATCCGGCGCCGCGTGCTGGCCGCGCGCCGCGACCGCCGCGAGGTGACGTTCGCCGTAGACCTTGGGCCGGCCGCCGCCGGACTGTCGCGCGGCTACGTGGCGGCGGCGCTCGGTCGCGCCTTCATGCTGGCCGACGGCGAACTGGTTGACACCTTCCGCGGTCCCGGCAGTTCACGGTGGAGCCTGAAGGATCTCCCGTGCCGCCTGGTGGGACACGATCGCCTGGGCCTGTTCTGGACGACGGCGGGCGCCGCGCGCGTGGAGGCCCGCTGCCTTGAAGACGAAGTGTTTGTGAGTGGGGTGAACGCGGCCTTTGCCCCGTGGGGCCGACTCCTCGGCGGCAATGTCGCCGACCTGCCGCAGCCACGGCTGGCCTTCGCCGCCCCGTTCGCGGCCGACGGCCCGGCCTGGCTGGCCGCACACCACCTCCGTTACGTGCAGCGGCGGCTGCCGGACGGTCCCGGCTGCCGCTGCGAGGTGGCGCGCGATTCACTGCGCAAGAAGCTCGTCCTGGACTATTCGCAAAGGCAGCTGCCGGACGGCGGCTGCGAGGTGGAAGTCGTTCCCGGCGAGCGCTTCGAGCCCGAGACCTTCTGCCGCGAGGCCTTCGCCCTGCCCGAGCCCGCGGATCAGGCCCGCATCACCG
- a CDS encoding VCBS repeat-containing protein, whose protein sequence is MWAASTVPAWAASSPAGAVIHESGFDIARLAWRPDTNGGVAVELPDTRLLPEPGRLLIPVRHHLLVVPADRSVESISIEPIATHPVKAPDRLAVAGDVFTTRGGKLATGDAGPATDWAVAHSVQWWRGYQLVTVTVAPLRPLAGDDATACEFLDAYAVRVSYGADGGRQERAVRERRVPGEAEEARRTLEQLVDNADALPLIARQDGADVAVPAGGFQPDKTPSLSGSPVTCLIITNAALAPSFQVLADYRTARGMPTVVATREYIAANFRNGSDIQETIRLYIRDAYEKWGVQYVLLGGDSEVIPPRIIYNSLYPPNRYTAIPCDLYFACLDGNWNADPDANFGQPARYENPGDLVDFAEEVYLGRAPVDNTTEADLFVQKVINYESQAAGAAWTNRVLFAAEVLFPETYTPGTTIFMDGASFADEQVNNLVGPCTDMETLRMYETDALFPRDLPLTRATLIDSLNTGHYGVVNQIGHGYFFNMSVGDADFMTTDADNLTNGDHQFLLFGLNCASAAFDNSCLMERFLQNPNGGAVCALGSVREAFPTAANYYQQEFFSQMYCLGEYRVGRLMALSRLPFLAATVDNYLDRWTYENYTLLGDPALALWSAAPKAITVTAPASIAAGQRNVAVTVTSGGTPVAGAQVCLAKAGEELVWGTTNAAGQVTLAFLAPSAGTAVLKVTGRDLAAHSRSIPVTLSTRYLKITGLPLADNGTGGSIGNGNGVIDAGERIAFTPTYVNSGTSSATSLRGALTTTTPGVTVVTASAAMSNAAAGATTATTAPILVDFASSLPDGHPILFRSDVWSGATHWFSEITIPLNAPEPEVDTLDWQDTAWGNGNGIVENGERVAVTVDVKNFGAGASGTLTGRLRTASPNVVLHDTLATWTSLGLLGHGTAGAPFSLALADTAQDGSAWLLIQDGYGRQMRHDFTLRRPAVPTDLEATTELGPDTIALTWDPPTGPVVYGYNVYRANAASGPWTRVNPDVVAGVCTFTDTGLPLLTPFHYRVVAVDSTRVPGPASTVISLSTAPGEMDGFPAAFNGETSGPLAVGDVDGVGGSEVVLASSQVWAWHHDGTELRDGDGQALTLGQFSNFPIGALAELSAVAMGELDGVPGQEFIVSQRSPEAKVHIFKADGSELPGWPRALTGTAGNPFNWAAPAIGDIDGDHQPEIVVNTLNGVVWAWNVDGSEVLDGDTDPATNGVLYIRPGATWEWSRSGPTLVDLDDDGAREIVFGTKNDASGQKRLMALRHDGAFPPGFPRVVNGSVHSDIACGDLDRDGRPELVFYDNWRYVYAVKHDGTDYPGYPRLMPYNASGEWVNSPALADLDGDGWLEIIYTPNSTGLSAKLVVLSTKTSDGTSGLVKSGWPVDLPGSSEASPVVGDLDGDGVPEIIQGIGGGDIGAPYNLYAYHANGLLMNGFPITLSGPVRTSPVVTDLDGDLDVDLVYAGWDFRCHVWDLPFAHSPLVAYWPTYKGNMKRDGTLSSPGVSAVDGREIPSAPLALGLPYPNPFNPSVSVQMYLDSTRAVTLAVHDVRGHRVRTLYSGRVDAGWRTVVWDGQDDAGRGVASGIYFLRAESPGTTTLVRKLALVR, encoded by the coding sequence ATGTGGGCCGCCTCCACCGTTCCGGCATGGGCCGCATCGTCGCCTGCCGGCGCCGTCATCCACGAATCCGGATTCGACATCGCCCGACTGGCCTGGCGGCCGGACACGAACGGCGGCGTAGCCGTCGAACTGCCGGACACACGCCTGCTGCCGGAGCCGGGCCGGCTGCTGATCCCGGTACGGCACCATCTGCTGGTGGTGCCTGCCGACCGGAGCGTCGAGAGCATCAGCATCGAGCCCATCGCCACGCACCCGGTGAAGGCCCCGGACCGCCTGGCGGTCGCAGGCGATGTGTTCACCACGCGGGGCGGGAAGCTGGCCACCGGCGATGCCGGACCCGCGACGGACTGGGCCGTGGCCCATTCCGTTCAGTGGTGGCGGGGCTACCAGCTGGTGACCGTGACCGTGGCGCCGCTGCGGCCGCTGGCCGGCGATGATGCGACTGCGTGCGAGTTCCTGGATGCCTATGCCGTGCGGGTGTCCTACGGTGCGGATGGCGGCCGACAGGAACGCGCCGTGCGCGAACGTCGGGTGCCTGGCGAGGCCGAGGAAGCCCGTCGCACGTTGGAGCAGCTGGTCGACAACGCCGACGCATTGCCGCTGATCGCGCGCCAGGACGGCGCCGACGTGGCCGTGCCGGCCGGCGGCTTCCAGCCCGACAAGACGCCGAGCCTGTCCGGCAGCCCCGTGACCTGCCTGATCATCACGAACGCGGCGCTGGCCCCCTCTTTCCAGGTGCTGGCCGACTACCGCACCGCGCGGGGCATGCCGACGGTCGTGGCCACCCGCGAGTACATCGCCGCGAATTTCCGCAACGGCTCCGACATCCAGGAGACCATCCGTCTCTACATCCGCGACGCCTACGAGAAATGGGGCGTGCAGTACGTACTGCTGGGCGGCGATTCGGAGGTCATTCCCCCGCGCATCATCTACAACAGCCTGTATCCCCCGAACAGGTACACGGCAATCCCCTGCGACCTCTATTTCGCCTGCCTCGACGGCAACTGGAATGCCGACCCCGATGCGAACTTCGGGCAGCCGGCGCGCTACGAGAATCCGGGCGATCTGGTCGATTTCGCCGAGGAGGTCTACCTGGGCCGCGCCCCGGTCGACAACACGACAGAGGCAGACCTCTTCGTGCAGAAGGTCATCAACTACGAATCGCAGGCGGCCGGCGCCGCGTGGACGAACCGGGTGCTGTTCGCGGCCGAGGTGCTGTTCCCCGAGACCTACACCCCGGGGACGACGATCTTCATGGACGGCGCCAGCTTCGCTGACGAGCAGGTGAACAACCTTGTCGGTCCGTGCACGGACATGGAAACCCTCCGGATGTACGAGACCGACGCCCTGTTCCCCCGCGACCTGCCGCTGACGCGCGCCACCCTGATCGACTCCCTCAACACCGGGCACTACGGCGTGGTCAACCAGATCGGGCACGGGTACTTCTTCAACATGTCGGTGGGCGATGCCGATTTCATGACCACCGACGCCGACAACCTGACGAACGGCGACCACCAGTTCCTCCTGTTCGGGCTGAACTGCGCCTCGGCAGCCTTCGACAACAGCTGCCTGATGGAACGCTTCCTGCAGAACCCGAATGGCGGCGCCGTCTGCGCGCTCGGCTCCGTACGCGAAGCCTTTCCCACCGCGGCGAACTACTACCAGCAGGAATTCTTCTCGCAGATGTACTGCCTCGGCGAGTATCGTGTGGGGCGCCTGATGGCCCTGAGCCGCCTGCCGTTCCTGGCGGCGACCGTGGACAACTACCTTGATCGCTGGACATACGAGAACTACACGCTGCTGGGCGATCCCGCCCTGGCGTTGTGGAGCGCCGCACCGAAGGCCATCACCGTGACGGCGCCGGCGAGCATCGCCGCCGGCCAGAGGAACGTGGCCGTGACCGTGACATCGGGCGGCACCCCGGTGGCCGGCGCGCAGGTTTGCCTGGCCAAGGCCGGCGAGGAACTGGTCTGGGGCACGACCAATGCCGCCGGACAGGTCACGCTGGCCTTCCTGGCGCCCAGCGCCGGCACGGCCGTTCTGAAGGTGACCGGCCGCGACCTGGCCGCGCACTCCCGCTCCATCCCCGTGACCCTGAGCACCCGCTACCTGAAGATCACCGGCCTGCCCCTGGCAGACAACGGCACGGGTGGCAGCATCGGCAACGGCAACGGCGTCATCGACGCCGGGGAGCGCATCGCCTTCACGCCAACGTACGTGAATTCGGGCACCTCATCCGCCACGAGCCTGCGTGGCGCGCTGACGACCACCACGCCGGGAGTGACCGTGGTGACGGCCAGTGCCGCGATGAGCAATGCCGCGGCAGGTGCGACGACGGCGACCACGGCGCCGATCCTCGTCGATTTCGCCAGCAGCCTTCCCGATGGGCACCCGATTCTGTTCCGCTCGGATGTGTGGTCGGGCGCGACCCACTGGTTCTCGGAGATCACGATCCCGCTGAACGCACCCGAGCCCGAGGTCGACACGCTCGACTGGCAGGACACGGCCTGGGGCAACGGCAACGGCATCGTCGAGAACGGCGAACGGGTGGCCGTCACCGTCGACGTGAAGAATTTCGGCGCCGGCGCCTCGGGAACGCTGACCGGCCGGCTGCGGACGGCCAGCCCGAACGTGGTCCTGCACGACACGCTGGCCACGTGGACCTCGCTGGGGCTGCTCGGGCACGGCACGGCCGGCGCACCCTTCTCGCTGGCGCTGGCCGACACCGCCCAGGACGGTTCGGCGTGGCTGCTCATCCAGGATGGGTACGGACGCCAGATGCGGCACGACTTCACCCTTCGCCGTCCGGCAGTGCCGACCGACCTCGAGGCCACGACCGAACTGGGACCCGACACGATCGCGCTGACCTGGGATCCCCCGACCGGACCGGTGGTCTACGGGTACAACGTCTACCGCGCGAATGCCGCGTCGGGCCCCTGGACGCGCGTCAATCCGGATGTGGTGGCCGGCGTCTGCACCTTCACCGACACCGGCCTGCCCCTGCTGACACCCTTCCACTACCGCGTGGTGGCCGTGGATTCGACGCGTGTGCCCGGCCCTGCCTCGACGGTGATCAGCCTGTCGACGGCACCGGGCGAGATGGATGGCTTCCCCGCCGCCTTCAACGGCGAGACGAGCGGCCCGCTGGCCGTGGGCGATGTCGACGGTGTCGGCGGGTCGGAAGTGGTACTCGCCAGCAGCCAGGTCTGGGCCTGGCACCACGACGGCACCGAGTTGCGGGACGGCGACGGCCAGGCCCTCACGCTGGGCCAGTTCTCGAACTTCCCCATTGGAGCGCTGGCGGAGTTGTCGGCCGTGGCCATGGGCGAACTGGACGGCGTGCCGGGCCAGGAGTTCATCGTCAGCCAGCGCAGCCCCGAGGCCAAGGTGCACATCTTCAAGGCCGACGGCAGCGAACTGCCGGGCTGGCCGCGCGCGTTGACGGGCACCGCCGGCAACCCCTTCAACTGGGCAGCCCCGGCGATCGGCGACATTGACGGCGACCACCAGCCCGAGATCGTGGTCAACACCCTCAACGGCGTCGTCTGGGCCTGGAACGTGGACGGCAGCGAGGTCCTCGACGGCGACACCGATCCCGCCACGAACGGTGTCCTCTACATCCGGCCGGGCGCCACCTGGGAATGGTCGCGCAGCGGGCCGACGCTGGTCGACCTGGACGATGACGGCGCCAGGGAGATCGTCTTCGGCACCAAGAACGACGCGAGCGGCCAGAAGCGGCTGATGGCCCTGCGTCACGACGGCGCGTTTCCGCCCGGATTCCCGCGGGTGGTCAACGGCTCGGTCCATTCCGATATCGCGTGCGGCGACCTGGACCGCGACGGCCGGCCGGAGCTCGTCTTCTACGACAACTGGCGCTATGTCTACGCCGTGAAGCACGACGGCACGGACTATCCCGGCTACCCGCGCCTGATGCCGTACAACGCGAGCGGCGAATGGGTGAACAGCCCGGCGCTCGCCGACCTGGACGGCGACGGCTGGCTCGAGATCATCTACACGCCGAATTCCACGGGCCTCAGTGCGAAGCTGGTGGTCCTCAGCACGAAGACCAGCGACGGCACGTCGGGCCTGGTCAAGTCCGGCTGGCCGGTGGACCTGCCCGGGTCCTCGGAAGCAAGCCCTGTCGTCGGCGACCTGGACGGCGACGGCGTGCCTGAGATCATCCAGGGCATCGGCGGCGGCGACATCGGCGCCCCCTACAACCTGTACGCCTACCACGCGAACGGCCTGCTGATGAACGGCTTCCCGATCACGTTGAGCGGGCCGGTGCGCACGTCGCCGGTGGTGACCGACCTGGACGGCGACCTGGACGTGGACCTGGTCTACGCCGGCTGGGATTTCCGCTGCCATGTCTGGGACCTGCCGTTCGCGCACAGCCCGTTGGTGGCGTACTGGCCGACCTACAAGGGCAACATGAAGCGCGACGGGACCCTGTCGTCACCGGGCGTCTCGGCCGTGGATGGACGCGAGATCCCTTCGGCGCCGCTTGCCCTCGGGCTGCCCTACCCGAATCCGTTCAATCCGTCGGTGTCGGTGCAGATGTACCTGGATTCCACGCGCGCGGTGACCCTGGCCGTCCACGACGTGCGGGGCCACCGTGTGCGCACGCTGTATTCGGGTCGCGTGGACGCCGGCTGGCGCACCGTGGTGTGGGACGGGCAGGACGATGCGGGGCGCGGCGTGGCCAGCGGCATCTATTTCCTGCGCGCGGAAAGTCCCGGCACCACGACCCTGGTTCGCAAGCTGGCCCTGGTCCGCTGA
- a CDS encoding D-alanine--D-alanine ligase, with the protein MRICLLTPQDLETTPFPADDWPCDPRPYLPDATWHVETLEKETSVQAIRRLAREGFDVFFNLCDGTPECNVPGIEVVRALERLNLPFTGATSEFYEPSRVTMKRVCRELGIATPAHVLARTERDVERAAARLRYPLIVKHHSSYASVDLSRASRVASEAGLRRQARKMITRHGAALIEEFIEGTECTVLVAEVPGRPERPRSYPPVQYSFPEGETFKHEKMKWVDYDRMSSGPVTDRKLARRLQDESARLFVALKGAGFGRCDIRVDSEGTPWMLEINANCGIYFPPDGFGGADMCLAQDPEGHIGFTRRLVEAGLWRHRRRKRMVRGANRD; encoded by the coding sequence GTGCGCATCTGCCTGCTGACTCCCCAAGACCTGGAGACTACGCCGTTTCCCGCCGATGACTGGCCATGCGACCCGCGGCCGTACCTGCCGGATGCAACCTGGCACGTGGAGACGCTGGAGAAGGAAACCTCGGTGCAGGCCATCCGTCGCCTGGCCCGCGAGGGCTTCGACGTGTTCTTCAACCTCTGCGACGGCACGCCCGAGTGCAACGTACCGGGCATCGAAGTGGTGCGGGCGCTCGAGCGCCTGAACCTGCCGTTCACCGGCGCCACCTCCGAGTTCTACGAACCGTCGCGGGTGACGATGAAGCGCGTCTGCCGCGAACTGGGCATCGCCACGCCGGCCCATGTGCTGGCGCGCACCGAGCGTGACGTCGAGCGCGCCGCGGCCAGACTGCGCTACCCGCTGATCGTCAAGCACCACAGCAGCTATGCCAGCGTGGACCTGAGCCGCGCCTCGCGCGTGGCGAGCGAAGCCGGCTTGCGCCGCCAGGCCCGCAAGATGATCACGCGGCACGGCGCCGCGCTCATCGAGGAGTTCATCGAGGGCACCGAGTGCACGGTCCTGGTGGCCGAGGTGCCGGGCCGCCCGGAGCGGCCGCGCTCCTACCCGCCCGTCCAGTACAGTTTCCCCGAGGGCGAGACTTTCAAGCACGAGAAGATGAAGTGGGTCGACTACGACCGGATGTCGTCGGGCCCGGTCACCGACCGCAAGCTGGCGCGGCGGCTGCAGGACGAATCGGCCAGGTTGTTCGTCGCGCTCAAGGGCGCCGGCTTCGGCCGCTGCGACATCCGGGTGGACAGCGAAGGCACGCCCTGGATGCTCGAGATCAATGCCAACTGCGGGATCTATTTCCCGCCCGACGGGTTCGGTGGCGCGGACATGTGCCTGGCCCAGGACCCCGAAGGTCACATCGGTTTCACGCGGCGCCTGGTGGAAGCGGGCCTGTGGCGGCATCGCCGGCGCAAGCGTATGGTGCGCGGCGCGAACCGGGACTAG
- a CDS encoding FAD-dependent oxidoreductase, with translation MSRIVILGAGVSGHTAGAFARHWLGREHDVVVVSPRPDYNWIPSNIWVGVGLMKPAQVVFPLAPVYARAGIEFVQARAVALHPEGGVDDARPYVVVESTAGAEPSRSEIRYDYLINATGPKLNFGATPGLGPAGHSLSVCTPDHAAAAAQALSVAVERMRRGERQRFLVGTGHGGCTCQGAAFEYIVNLEFELRARGVRDKADITWISNEYEMGDFGMGGMHVQRGGYITPSKIFTESLFAERGLRWLTRAHVRQVEPGRAHYVTLEGEERTQEFDLAMLLPPFAGVGLQAFDRMGADITSGVFMPSGFMRVDGDYAPKPYEQWSARDWPRTYQSPAYPNLFAAGIAFAPPHAISRPRQNPQGVAITPAPPRTGMPSAMIGKAVARNICDLVGGATTPRHTASMAEMGAACVASAGANPFTGTAAAMTVFPIVPDFEKYPEYGRDLDLTFGEIGLAGHWIKIILHHMFLYKARLLPGWRLIPE, from the coding sequence ATGAGTCGGATCGTGATTCTCGGCGCCGGTGTGTCGGGGCACACCGCCGGGGCCTTCGCCCGCCATTGGCTGGGACGCGAGCACGACGTGGTCGTGGTCTCGCCGCGCCCGGACTACAACTGGATCCCCTCGAACATCTGGGTCGGCGTCGGGCTGATGAAGCCGGCGCAGGTCGTCTTCCCGCTGGCGCCGGTCTACGCGCGCGCGGGCATCGAGTTCGTGCAGGCGCGGGCCGTGGCGCTGCATCCGGAGGGCGGTGTCGACGATGCGCGCCCCTATGTGGTCGTGGAATCGACCGCCGGGGCCGAGCCGTCGCGTTCGGAGATCCGCTACGACTACCTGATCAACGCCACCGGCCCGAAGCTCAATTTCGGCGCCACGCCGGGCCTGGGGCCGGCGGGGCACAGCCTTTCGGTGTGCACCCCTGACCATGCCGCGGCGGCGGCGCAGGCCCTGTCCGTGGCGGTCGAGCGCATGCGCCGCGGCGAGCGGCAACGCTTCCTGGTGGGCACGGGCCATGGCGGCTGCACCTGCCAGGGCGCCGCCTTTGAGTACATCGTCAACCTGGAATTCGAGCTGCGGGCGCGCGGAGTGCGCGACAAGGCCGACATCACCTGGATCTCGAACGAGTACGAGATGGGCGATTTCGGCATGGGCGGCATGCACGTGCAACGCGGCGGCTACATCACGCCCAGCAAGATCTTCACCGAGTCGCTGTTCGCCGAGCGCGGCCTGCGCTGGCTGACCCGCGCGCATGTGCGCCAGGTCGAGCCGGGCCGGGCCCACTACGTGACGCTCGAGGGCGAGGAACGCACGCAGGAGTTCGATCTGGCGATGCTGCTGCCCCCGTTCGCGGGGGTCGGCCTGCAGGCCTTCGATCGCATGGGCGCCGACATCACCTCGGGCGTGTTCATGCCGAGCGGCTTCATGCGGGTGGACGGCGACTACGCGCCGAAGCCGTACGAGCAGTGGTCGGCGCGCGACTGGCCGCGGACCTACCAGTCGCCTGCCTACCCGAACCTGTTCGCGGCGGGCATCGCCTTCGCGCCGCCGCACGCCATCTCGCGGCCGCGGCAGAATCCGCAGGGCGTGGCGATCACGCCGGCGCCGCCGCGGACCGGCATGCCGTCGGCGATGATCGGCAAGGCCGTGGCGCGCAACATCTGCGACCTGGTCGGGGGTGCGACCACGCCCCGGCACACGGCATCCATGGCCGAGATGGGGGCTGCCTGCGTCGCCTCGGCTGGCGCCAACCCGTTCACGGGAACCGCGGCCGCCATGACGGTGTTTCCCATAGTTCCCGACTTCGAGAAGTACCCCGAGTACGGCCGCGACCTGGACCTGACGTTCGGCGAGATCGGGCTGGCCGGTCACTGGATCAAGATCATCCTGCACCACATGTTCCTGTACAAGGCGCGGTTGCTGCCCGGCTGGCGCCTCATCCCGGAGTAG